In the genome of Mixta calida, the window GTCCCGACGTTTACTATCTGGAAAAAACGCGCCGTAAAACCGAAGCGCTGATTTTCGGTTCGCACGACAGCAGCACGCTGGATATGACGCTGCGCATGTCTAACTATCTGGATACGCTTTGGGGCGCGGAAAACAGCACCTGGTCGATGTATTTTCTTAACGGACAGGATAACAGCCTGATCCTGATCTCTACCCTGCCGCTGAAAGATATGGCGACGCGCTATAAAGAGAGCGCCATCAGCAATATCGTCGAGGCGCGCCGTACCGAGATGTTGCAACAGGCGAACGCGCTGGATGAGCGGGAAAGCTTTTCGCCGCTGCGCCGTTTCGCCTGGCAAAACGATCACTACTTTACCGTGCGCACCACCTTTAATCAGCCGGGTCATCTCGCCACCGTGGTGGCGTTTGATATGCCGATCAACGATCTGATCCCGCACAATATGCCAATGGAGAATTTCCAGCTGAAGCAGGACGCGACGCTGACCGCTCCGGTGGAAAGCGACGACGAGATGCTGAATACCCGCATTACGTTTAACAACCCGAACGTGGAGATCGCCGCGTCGCTGCCCAGCACGCCGCTACAGCTGATCTACCGCATTCCGCTCAGCACCCTCGCCTGGGATACGCTGCGCAACCTGATGTGGCCGCTGCTGGCTGACCTGCTGTTGCTGCTGATGTCGCTGGCGGGGCTGTTTCTGCTGCGTCAGCAGTCGCTGCGGCCGGGCGAAAACAAGAGCGCCGAGCTGGATTCACTGCGCATGCTCAATGAAGAGATTGTCGCCAGCCTGCCGGTCGGTCTGCTGGTCTATGATTTCGCCAGCAACCGCACCATCATCAGCAACAAAATCGCCGAGCATCTGCTGCCGCATCTGAATCTGCAAAAGATCGTCAATATGTCCGATCAGCATCAGGGCGTGTTGCAGGCGACGGTGAATAACGAGGTATATGAGATCCGTCACGCCCGCAGCCAACATTCGCCGCATACGCAGCTGTTTATGATGCGCGATCAGGATCGCGAGCTGTTGGTGAATAAGAAGTTACAGAAGGCGCAGCAGGTGCTGGATCGCAACCATCAGCTGCGTCAGCAGCTGATGCAAAATCTGGGTCACGCGCTGCATCGTCCGTTACAGGAGGTGGTGACGCAGCTGCAGGCATTGAGCGACGCCAGCGACGACGCCCAGGCGCTGGACGCGCTGGAAAACAGCCAGGCGCTGGCGCGTCTGGTGGATGATATCGTGCTGCTGAATCGTCTGGAGACCCACGACTGGGCGCCGGACGCCAGTTCGTTTAATTTGCAGGAGCTTCTCGACAGGCTGACGCTGGAGCTGCTGCCGCTGTCGCGCCGCAAAGGGCTGACGCTGCTGGTGCGCAACCATCTGAACAGCGACGAGATGCGCTTCGGCGACAGCCGCGCCATCTATAAGGTGCTCTCTACCCTGCTGCACTATTCGCTGACCACCACCAGCTGGGGCAAGATTTCAGTGGAAGTCGATTCGCCCGCCGACCGTCCCGATCGGCTTAATATTCAGATCGTCGACACCGGCGCGGGGCTGACGCGCGATGAGCTGGGCAATAACGATTTCCCGTTCCTCGGCGAAACCTCCGGGGATCGCTTCGGCCAGGCTTCGGGGCTCGCCTTTTTCCTCTGCCGCCAGCTGTGCAAACAGATGGGCGGGCAGCTGGAGATCGTGGCGCGGCCTGAAATCGGCACGCGCTACAGCATTCTGCTGCACGTGCCGCCTGAACATCAACAGCAGCAGGAAGAGAAGCTGCTGGAAGATGTCACCATGCTTATCGACATCGCCGTCGATGACATCCGTAAGATCGTGACCCATCAGCTGGAAAACTGGGGCGCGAAGTGCATTACGCCGGACGAACGCGTAGCCGGCCTGACGCACGATATCCTGATCACCGACGATCCGGCGCGCCTTTCCGGCTGGTCGCTGTTGCTGACGGATAATGAACTGGGCTTTACCGCTCTGAATGAACAGCAGTACCGGGTTAATTTTAACCTCAGTAGCGCTCTGCAGGACGCGCTGTTGCAGCTGATTGAGAAGCAACTCTCACAGGATATGTCGATCATGGAGGAAGATGACGCGGAAGAGTCCGCCCCAATGTTAAGCGGCGGTTACTACCAGCTATTTGTCGAGACAGTACCGGAAGATGTTGAGAGACTGTATACTGAGGCGTCGAACAGGGATTACGCGACGCTTGCTCAGACGGCACATCGCCTGAAAGGGGTATTTGCCATGCTAAATCTGGCGCCCGGCAAGGAGCTTTGTGAAAAGCTGGAACAGCAAATTAAAACGAGTGACGATTTAAACATCAAAAATACCACCAGTGACATTGACGCCTATGTCAACGAACTGCTGCAGCAAGGTAACCAATAAGATGAATAATTTGAACGTAATTATTGCCGATGACCATCCAATCGTTCTGTTTGGCATTCGTAAATCTCTTGAACAAATTGAATGGGTCAACGTAGTTGGTGAGTTTGAAGACTCGACAGCACTGATTAACAGCCTTTCCAAACTGGACGCTAATGTCCTGATTACCGATCTCTCCATGCCTGGCGAAAAATATGGCGACGGCATTACGCTGATCAAATATATCAAGCGCCACTATCCCGATCTGTCGATTATTGTTCTGACCATGAACAATAACCCGGCAATCCTCAGCGCCGTGCTGGATCTGGATATTGAAGGCATCGTGCTGAAACAGGGCGCGCCGACCGACCTGCCAAAAGCGCTGGCGGCACTGCAGAAAGGGAAGAAATATACCCCGGAAAGCGTGGCCAAGCTGCTGGAGAAAATCAGCGCGGGCGGCTATGGCGATAAGCGCCTGTCGCCGAAAGAGAGCGAGGTTCTGCGCCTGTTCGCTGAAGGCTTCCTGGTAACGGAAATCGCCAAGAAGCTGAACCGCAGCATCAAAACTATCAGCAGCCAGAAAAAATCAGCGATGATGAAGCTGGGCGTTGATAACGATATCGCTTTGCTGAACTACCTCTCTTCCGTCAGCACCACGCCACAGGCGGATAAAGAATAAACGGCCTACGGGCCGTTTTCTGACGCGTCAGGGACGACGCGTTACGTGCACCGTCCCGCCTTTCTTACACATCACGCACTTTCCTGACGCGCTCCGCGTAGATCGCCAGCGACGTTTTCAGCGTCTCCAGCGTGACCGGCTTCGACAAACAGTTATCCATTCCCGCTTCCATACAACGCTGTTTCTCTTCCGCCAGCGCATTTGCCGTTACGCCGATAATCGGGAAGGTTTGCCCCAGCTGACGCAGACGCTGCGTCAGGCGATAGCCATCCATATTTGGCATGTTCACATCGGTCAACACGATGTCTATCTCGCTGCGGCTAATCACGTTCAGCGCATCCACGCCGTCCTGCGCGGTTTTCACCCGGTAGCCGAGCGAGCCCAGCTGATCGGAAAGCAGCATGCGGTTGATGGGGTGATCGTCCACCACCAGCACCAGAATGTCATGATTGTCGACGCCCTGCTGCGCCGGAACCGGCAGCGACGACAGGCCGTCAGGCACTTCCACCACCACGCTGTAGATGCGGCCCAGCAGCGCCGGCAGCTCATGCGGCATGGCGGTGCTGTAGATCCAGCGGCCCGGCGATAGCTCATAGGGCGTATCGATATGGGCGCCGTCGAAAACGATCACCGCGCGCGCCGGCTGTTCCGGCTGAAAATCGTAGTCGGCGATAATCACATCGTCCGGCCGCCACGCCTGTTCATCCAGCCGCGTTACCTGAATGCCGTGCGCCAGCAGCAGGCGCGTCAGGAAACTGGCGAGGAAGTCGTTGCGCAGCGCCAGCCAGACCTGTTTATCCTGGAGACCCTCATGCGGCACCGGCGTCATCATCTGGCTGTTATAGAGCGGAATGCGCACGATAAACTGACTGCCCATGCCCGGCTCCGACTCGACTTCGATATCGCCGTCCATCATATTGATCAGCTTTTCACAAATCGCCAGCCCCAGGCCGGTGCCCTGGAAGTTGCGCTGCACGCCGGTGCCCACCTGGAAGAAAGGATCGAACAGTCGGGTGATCTCTTTGGCGGCGATGCCGACGCCGGTATCGCGCACGCGCACCGCCAGATAGCCCTCTTTCACATAGGCGTGCAGGATAATGCAGCCGGTATGGGTAAATTTAATGGCGTTGTTCAGCAGGTTGGAGACCACCTGTTGCAGACGCATCGGATCGCCGTCCAGCGCCACCGGCACGTCATACTCGATAAAGCAATAAAGCGTCAGGCGCTTCTTTACCACCAGCGACAGATAGTTGGCGGTGATATGGGTGATAACCTCGCGCGGGGCGAAAGGACGCGGCTCGATC includes:
- the rcsB gene encoding response regulator transcription factor RcsB, whose translation is MNNLNVIIADDHPIVLFGIRKSLEQIEWVNVVGEFEDSTALINSLSKLDANVLITDLSMPGEKYGDGITLIKYIKRHYPDLSIIVLTMNNNPAILSAVLDLDIEGIVLKQGAPTDLPKALAALQKGKKYTPESVAKLLEKISAGGYGDKRLSPKESEVLRLFAEGFLVTEIAKKLNRSIKTISSQKKSAMMKLGVDNDIALLNYLSSVSTTPQADKE
- the rcsD gene encoding phosphotransferase RcsD; translated protein: MMYKFPLSSSNVTRFFVMFILLLLLALGFMVHNAVNAWLMEKRYAMADITHAMQKRIDTYRFATWQIYENLAASAAGSVPSASLQETRLRPDVYYLEKTRRKTEALIFGSHDSSTLDMTLRMSNYLDTLWGAENSTWSMYFLNGQDNSLILISTLPLKDMATRYKESAISNIVEARRTEMLQQANALDERESFSPLRRFAWQNDHYFTVRTTFNQPGHLATVVAFDMPINDLIPHNMPMENFQLKQDATLTAPVESDDEMLNTRITFNNPNVEIAASLPSTPLQLIYRIPLSTLAWDTLRNLMWPLLADLLLLLMSLAGLFLLRQQSLRPGENKSAELDSLRMLNEEIVASLPVGLLVYDFASNRTIISNKIAEHLLPHLNLQKIVNMSDQHQGVLQATVNNEVYEIRHARSQHSPHTQLFMMRDQDRELLVNKKLQKAQQVLDRNHQLRQQLMQNLGHALHRPLQEVVTQLQALSDASDDAQALDALENSQALARLVDDIVLLNRLETHDWAPDASSFNLQELLDRLTLELLPLSRRKGLTLLVRNHLNSDEMRFGDSRAIYKVLSTLLHYSLTTTSWGKISVEVDSPADRPDRLNIQIVDTGAGLTRDELGNNDFPFLGETSGDRFGQASGLAFFLCRQLCKQMGGQLEIVARPEIGTRYSILLHVPPEHQQQQEEKLLEDVTMLIDIAVDDIRKIVTHQLENWGAKCITPDERVAGLTHDILITDDPARLSGWSLLLTDNELGFTALNEQQYRVNFNLSSALQDALLQLIEKQLSQDMSIMEEDDAEESAPMLSGGYYQLFVETVPEDVERLYTEASNRDYATLAQTAHRLKGVFAMLNLAPGKELCEKLEQQIKTSDDLNIKNTTSDIDAYVNELLQQGNQ